A window of Actinomycetota bacterium genomic DNA:
CAGCGGTGGCCGCCGCCCTGCGCACCCGCAGGTGCAAGCGGAAGGTCCACGTACAGCAGCCGGGCGGCCTCATGGAGGTGGAGGTCACCACGGCGGGCGACATCGTGACCCGCGGCCCGGCCAGGCGGGTCTTCCATGGGACACTGGACGAGGACTGGCGCGAGCGCAGCCGCATCATCGTCGCGTAGCGGGGTTATGAAAGGAGCTTGTTTGGTCCTGTCCCGTAAAGGCCTTCCCGTGATCATCCAGATTATTGTGGCTGCCTTGAGTGTTGTCGCCAGTCTGCTGCTCGCCCTCTCCAGTCCCGATGTCGGGAGGGCGCCCAATCCCTTCATCGCGCTTGCGGTTTATATACTTCCGGTACTTGCGTGCATGATGATCGCCAATGCCGCCTATGTGGTCGTTCTTGATATGAGAGGGCTCCCCACTCGGAATCTTGCCGAAACCCTGGTATACAGGGTGCTGCGGCATTGGCATGATCAGGATGCAAGACGCCTTGCCAGAGAGACCTCAGAACCCGAGAGCAATCCTGAGATCGAGCAACGCCCCGATCCATGATCCGCCGGTCAGCCCGCCCCGCTTAATCCGTTTAAGGGGTCAGGTCTTGTTTTTTGGATACCCCGGTATCTATTGCCATTAATTGGTAGATAATACCCCATCATGCAGCGCATTCAGAAATGGAATCATAGCTCCGGAATCCAAAAAACAAGACCTGACCCCATTAACGTCTAGTGGGGTGGGGGGGTCCAGCCCCGGGAGCAGGGGATGCAGAGACGGCGTCCGCCATCCTCAACTATCCTCGTCTCCATGGTCAGCTCGCCGCACTTGTCGCAGAGCACGGAGGCGTGGATGCGCGCCTCGTCCGGCAGCTCGAAGTCTATCTCGTCGATGAAGAACAACTGCTCCAGGGGGGCCGTTACCATGGTGCGCAGGGCCTGCTCCCGGCGGGCGGCCGGGTCCACGTCCTCCCCCGGGGGCGGGATGGCGCCGGCCTTGAGGCTCACGCGTACCGCCCTGCCCGGCCGCTGCCGCGAGGCGAAGGTGAAGACCTGTTTGCCGTGGTCCCTGAAGACGAGGTTGCCCTTGCCGAAGGTGCAGCCGGTGAGGAACTGCACCGCGTCCACGCTGCATGAGTCGTTCTCCACCACGCACACCAGCTCCTCGTCGTAAGCGCGGGCGATGCCCATGCGCTCCATGGCCGCCAGCGAAGCGCGGTATCCGATGGTCAGCCCCGGGCAGAGATGGCCGTGGAAGTCCGCGGCCCGCTGCAGGTCCTCGGGTATTTCCATGTTCCGTGCCTCCTTCCTCCCCGTCTATGATCGGTCCTTCAAAGTATCCGCATGGCGCTGGCTGCCCTGAGCAGGAACCCCAGCACCGGCTTAACCACCTTAGGCGGCATGTGCAGGACCTTCTCCACCGCGACCATCTCCACCACGTTGCCTTCGGGGTCCTTGATGTAGGAGAAATTGCCGGCGGTGCCCGAGCCCATGTCCACGAAAGTAGGCGGATGATATATCTCCGCCCCCTTCGCGATAAGGCCGTTGACCGTGCCGGCCAGGTCGCTGACATCGAAGGCCATCTCCATGAGCCCGATATCGCCCCACCTGCGCCCCTCGTAGATGACCTTGCCCTTGTATCTGGGCGTATGGACGAGTTTCACGATGGCCCGCTCCAGCAGGGGCATGGCGCTCTCGCCCTCGGCCCGGTGTCCCAGCACGGCCAGTTCCATCTCCTTGCCCCCGGTGACCTCGTCCAGCTCGGGCACGCGCCCCCTGAACTCGTGCATGACGTCGGCGTAACCGAGCACGTCGCGGTAGAAAGCCCTGGCTTTCTCCATGTCGCCGACGCCTATGCCCACGTGCCTCACCCCACCGACCGCGGGCCTCTTTCCGCCTTTCTCCTCCACCAGCTGCAGCAGCAGGCCGTCGGGGTCCCGCAGGTAGGCGTAGCGTTCCCTCCCCCCCGTGCTAAGCTCCATGGACCGCACCGGGGTGAGGAATTCCACCCCCTTGCGCTTGAGGTCGAGGTAGAGCTGGTCCAGGTTGAAGGCCTTGAGCCCCAGCTCCATGTAGCCCAGGTCGCCCCACTGCACGGGTTCCGGCGGCTCCAGGGGACGCGTGGAGGTGTGCTCGATAAGCTCGATGGCCGCCCCGCCCAATGCGTTCATGGCCATGAGCGCCCGCATCTCGACTACGGCCCCGACGATGGGCGCCATCTCCTCGAGGTAGCTTGTCTGGTCGCTCAGCTTGACCCGGAACCCCATGAGCCTGCGGTAGAAACCGTAGGTGCGGTCGGTGTCGTGCACCCCCATGCCCACGTGCTGAAACGCGGTGATCAACGTCATCCCTCCCTCTTCCTCGTTCCCGGATCCCGCCTGTTGCCCTCCATGATACGCATAAACCCTTGCCCGCGTGTTTGATTATCCCCCGGACGGGGGGGGAGGTAAACAGCGGCGGCCGGGGCTCCCTTTCCCCGCTCGCAGCGCCGGCACCTCAGCCGGTTGCAAAAGATATAGAATGGATGGGAAAGAGTCACGCGGGGAAAGGAGGAGCCTTGCGCACGATAAGGAAGACCCCGCCGCGCCTCGTGGAGGACGGCAGGGTTGTGGAGTTCGGTGCATTCTCGGAACCGTTCCGGGAACTCAACCTGGACGGGACGGAGATCTTCCGCGCGGGGACAAAAGCCCTGGGCGGCCTGGCCCGCTTCAGGCTGAAGGAATGGCAGCATTACGGGGTGGTCCACCCCCGCCACTATTTCGGTATGGTCATCTTCAACGCGCAGCTCATGAGCATCTCCTTCGTGTATCACTACGACCGCGAGGGCGGCGGCATGCAGGAACACTCCCGCCAGGCGCCCGGGCCGAAAGCGAAGGTGGCCGAGACCATGTGGAGGGGGGAATGCTCCTTCACCGCCAGGGGGTACTCGCTCGGCTTCGAGAACCGCCTGGAGGAAGGCTATCACCGCGTGCGCGTGGACGCCGCGCAGACGGCCAAGCTCCCGGCCATCGCCGGGGAGTTCCGCATGCTGGAGGACTTGGGCAGGTACCAGCCCCTGGTGGTGGTAAGCCCCTTCTCCCCCAACCGGCCCCTCTACACCCACAAGGCCGCGTGCCCGGTGGAGGGTAAGATGAGCGTGGGGAACGAGACCATCGAGCTGGACCCCGCGCGTGATGTCTGCCTTCTCGACGAGCAGAAGGCCTTCTACCCCTACCGGAGCTTCTGGAAGTGGCTGTGCTTCGGCGGGTTCAGCGAAGGGAAGCTCATAGCCGCCAACCTCTGCCATAACATCATCGCCGATGACGAGAACTACAGCGAGAACTGTTACTGGGTGGACGGCAAGATCCACCTCACCGGGGCCGCCCGCTTCGGCTACAGCGAGGACGACATCCTCGGCCCCTGGTTCATCAACACCACCGACGGCCTGGTGGACGTGGACTTCCGCCCCCGGGGGGAGAGGGCCGAGCGCATCCGCCTGGGCCCCATCCTCTCCGATTTCCACCAGCCCTTCGGGCTCTTCCGGGGAGAGCTCGGCCCCCGGGGAGAGACGGTGGAGGTGAAGGACCTCTTCGGCCTCTGCGAGCAGCACATCACGCGCTATTGAGGGCCGCGGCGTAGCCCCTCCTCAAGCCGGTGCCGCACCTGTTTCCGCACGACCTCCACGGGGACGCCGCGGTCCCGGCGCCGGGATCGCCTTCTCCCCCGCGACATAAAGGTGTTTGACCTGCTTGACGAAGAATAGATAGCGCAGTCGCAAGCGGAAGTATCGGAGGTGTACGGGTGAAATGCCCCAGGTGCGGAGCCGATAACGCCGATCGCGCCGCGTGGTGCTATCTCTGCGAATACCCGTTCGCGCCGGACGCCGGCGCGGTCGAACCCCCGGCGCCGGACGAGGCCATCCAGGCACGGTACGTGCCCACGGGCGCCGTCCCGCCCGCTCAGCAGGCCGCCCCGCCTTCCCCCGTCGGGGAGGTGAGCTATCAACCACCGCCCCCGGGGGCTTATGCGCCCGGCTACCGGCCGCCCCCCGCCGCCGGCAAGGGGCCTGTCACCGCCAGGGTGGTGGTGATGGCCCTGGTGTTGGTTCTACTGGTAGCCCTAGGCGTCGGCGCCTATTTCCTGCTGCGCAGCGAATATTACAGCATCGAGGTCCCCACACCCCCGGGGTTCGAGCCCGCCAGCGACGACCTGGTCGACGAACTGAAGGAGGCCGTGGAGTCGAGCTCGGATACCGAGGACGTCGAGGTCGATTACGTCTTCACAGATGCGAGTGAGTCCAATTTCATCTTCGTCGCCAGGCGTGACATACCCGTAACCCTGAGCACGGATGCACCTCCCTCCGGCGATCCCGAGGCAGTGGAGGAATGGTACTATGAAAACCAGGATGAATGGATCGAGGAGCTGAGAGCCGAGATCGCCATGAGCGGCATCATATCGTCGGAAGTCGCTCTCTACGAGGTCGAGCGGTTGGCTACCGGAGATGCCACGCTTCACATGGCCATGACCGCATCGGGTTTCAACACCCCAACCTTGTACATCGACATCCTGTGGATCATCAAGGGAGACACCGCTTTCTTCATCCTCGTCGAGGGCCTGAACAGTAACCCCAAGACCATCGACTTCCTCAAGGAGAACATCACCTTCAAGGAGTGAGGACCGGCTGCTTGCGCCCCTGGCATGCTTTCCGGGGGGCAAAGCCTGGTGTCACGGATAGCCGGCTCGGGACCGCCGCCACTTATCCCATAACCCCACTGCCTCGCCGGTGTCAAGCCGGGAGCCACGAATGGAGGGGCGATTCCCCTTATCCAAAACAAGCGGGCGGGTGTTAGAATAGTCTTCCGGGAGGTGATGAGCAAGTGGAGATGATGGTCTGCCCGTCCATGTCCGTCGACGACAAGTACCGCACCCTCTACGCCGCCCTCATGGGGGTATTCAACGACATCGCCCAGTACGCCGCATCCAGCCTTTCCCGGGAGCAGTTGCAGGGGCTGATCAACGCGGCCATGCACGGTGTGGGGTGGAGCGCCGGCAAACGCCTGGTGAAGGTCTACCGCCTCAAGCCCACCATCGAGGACGCCATGTACCTGTTGCTGCTGCTCAACAACGAGTCCCTGGCCTATCTCCCCAAGCTGAAGCAGATCTACGCCGAGATAGAAGGCGACGCGGGGTACCTGACCATCCGCAGGGACCCCTGGTACGACTGGTACTTCAAGCATATCGGCATCGACTGCGAGGAGTGCTGCTCCAGATACGAGTTCGCCGGGCTGGTCTCCCACCTGGGAGGAGATTTCAAGATAGAGGTGCTGGAGTCCCTGCCGCGCGGAGACGACCGGTGCCGTTTCCGCATCACCAAGGGGAAGTGATCAGGCGCCGCCTTCCTCTTGTCTGCGCAGGTCATCGAAGTAGGCGGCGGTGAACCTGCCCGCGCGCAGCTCGGCGACCAGTTCCTCCTCGCTGGAGATATCCTTTTCGAAGACGGTGACGCACTTCCCCACCTGCCAGATGGCGTGGGCGTCGCTCCCCCCGGTCCCCCGCAGGCCGCACTCCTCGGCGATGGCTACGGCGGCCTCGTTGCTGCTCAGGGTATTGGCGCCGTTGAGGGTCTCGATGGCCGCGACGTGGCCGACGAGCTCGCGCGGGAAGACATGGGCGTGCTTGTGCTTGCGGCCCCAGCCGCGGCAGGGATGGGCGGGGACGATCACCGCGCCGTCCTTCTCCGCCATCTCCTTCAACTCCTCGAAGGTGGTGAGGTGATAACGCGTATCCCTCTTCATACCGTAGACGAGCATGTCGCCCAGTTCCGTGTATATCTCCACGCCACGGAAGACGGGATAGCCGCTGGCGGCCGCATACTCCACCATCTTGTTGGCACCGCGGTGGGAGTGGTGTTCCGTCACGCATATGGCGTCTATGCCCATCTGCTGCGCCTTTTCCAGCAGTTCATCCGGCCCGAGTTGCGAGCAGATCGAGCCCAGGTTGGTATGGACATGCAGGTCGATGATCACTTCTACCCCCACATCGCGGACATCTTCAGGCTCTCGACCTCCGCGGCGTATGCGGCCCGGCACCTGCCCGCCTTGATCTCCTCCACCAGTTCCGCTTCGCTCGTCACATCGCGCTCGAAGACGGTGAGGCAGCGCCCCAGTTGCATGAGGAAATGCGCGTCGCTCCCCCCCACCCCCGGGATGCCGTATCTCTCGGCATAGGCCTGCGCCGACTGGTTGGACTCCGGGCTGGTGCCGCCGTTGCGGGTCTCGATGGCGTCAATATTGACCAGGAGGGCCTCCGCCCCCTCCTCTCCCAGGAGGTCGTGGAAACCTCGCGAGCCGCGGCAGGGGTGGGCGGGGATGATGGCGCCGCCCACCTCCCTCACCTCGGCCAGCAGCTCACCGAAGGGGGTGGTGAGGGGATAACTGGGCCGGTAGAGCCCGAAGACGAGCATGTCCCCGAACTCCGTATATACCTCCACCCCCCGGAAGACGGGATATCCCGCCTCCGCTCCGTACCGCCGGGCCACCTCGGCCCCCTCCAGCTCCTCGTGCTCGGTAACGCAGAGGGCGTCCAGGCCTATGCGGGAAGCCACCTCGATCAGGAGCCGCGGGTCTATCTGGGAACACGGCGAGGACACCGCGGTGTGCACGTGCAGATCGACCAACATACGTTATTGCCTCCTCTGGCCGCCCTGAAACGGGCGAGCGTGCATATTCTTTCATACTTCCCGCTCATCCTTCAAGTATGCGGAGCAGGGAGGCCGGCCGTGCCCGCCGGCGGCAGGAAATGGGGGCTTGCAGCGCCAATAATCTAGTCGGAGGCGAGATGGAACCGGGCGCCGGCCGCATCGGTCTCTACATATAAGGAGTTGATGTCCATGTATCGCACAACCGTCCGCGCCGCCATGCTGGCGGCCCTGCTGTCACTGTTCCTGCTCTCGGGACTGTGCGTGTGGGGCTGCGACAAGGTCGAGCCGCCCGCGGCACCGGAAGAGGAGGAGACGGCGGCGGACGGGGGCGGGACCTCCGGCGACAGCGTCACCGTCACGCTGTACTTCCGCCGCCCCTCGGGCAACCAGGACTGGCTCTATCCCACGCAGACGACGGTGATCGGGGCCACCGATCCCTACCTCACCGCCATGGAGCAGCTCATCAAGGGGCCGGCGGAGGGTACGCAGCTGTACCCCGTGCTCCCCGATACGGTCAAGGTGCTGGACATCGATGTGGCCGGAGGGATATGCACGGTGAACGTGAGCAAGGAGATCCTCACCGACGCCAACCAGGTGGGCGTGAGCGCCTCCGGCGAGGGGCTGGCGCTCGCCGCCATCGCCGATACCCTCACGGAGTTCGAGGATGTGGACAGGGTCGCCCTTTTCATCGAGGGCCTGCAGAGCGGCATGATAGAAGGGCGTTTCGTGGAGGATTTCTGGGGCCACATGGGATTGCCGGCGTTCCTGGAACGCAACGAGGAAGTCATCTACTCTGGGCCGTGATGGGCGCCGGGCCAGTGGCGGGCGCCGCGTCCCAAAGGCGCCTCGCCGGTCGCCGTCAGCCGCCCAGGACCTCCTCCAGCTCCGAGTCCAGCGCGTCGTAAGCGGCGCCGCTCAAGTGGGAGTCGTAGGGGTCGGAGGCGTACCGCGGCAGCAACCACCCTTCGGGCGCCGCGAGGGTGCCGTAGAGATCGAGGATGATCACCCTGCCGCCGTAGTCCACCGCCAGCTCTTCCAGGAAACGGTTGTACTCGCGGTGGTTCCAGACCAGCCATTCATCCGTATATTCCCGCACCATGGGCAGGGCGTTGCCGAGGATAAGGGTGAGGCCTTCCTCCTCCACCGCGCTCTCCACGACGTCCCGTATGATCCCCTGGTTGACCCGCAGGTTCTCTCGCGCGCTGTCCTCGTCACCGCCCGTAAAATCCGCGAAGCAGAGCTTAAAGAACATGGTCCGGACACCCGCGCCGGCCGCAGCGCGGGCGGCATCCGCCGCGGTGTCCGCGATGCCGGGCGGGACGTCCATCTCCCGGTAGACGAGGTAGTGGCCGTCGAAGCGCACCGGGTTCATGGGATCGTAGTCCCACCCCCAGTGGTCGAACCATCCCCCGAGCACCGAGCGCCCGCACATGTAGATGGTGCGGTCCGCCGGCGCGGGGGTCTCCCCCCCGTTCTCCTCCTCCGCCTCCTCGCCCGTCCAGGACCATCCATCCTCACCGTGCGAGGTATCCCGGGACGCTCCGCCGTCCGCGGCTCCTCCACCGCACCCGAGCGGGGCGAGGAGCAGGACCCCGGCCAGCAGCGCGCAGGCCGCGATCGACGCCCTTCCCCACATCCTGCCGCGCATGATCTCCTCCTACCGTAGTCCGCCTCGTCCCCTCTACTTTAGCACCATCGCCACCGAAGCCGCGCATCCGGCCATGGCGGGATCCCCCGGCGATGGATAGCGAAACCGCGTTTCGTTTAATATGGATGGCGAGCACGGAGGAGGGCGATGCTCTTGGACCGGCGACTGGACGAGTCCGTAAACCGGGACCTCCCCAGCGGGGTCATGTTCGCCGCCTACACCGTTTCAACGCTGCCCCGTTCCGTCACCACCGGGGACGGCATGCAGCTGCACTGCATGCGTATGGGCCGGGAGCCGCGGCGGGCGGTGGTGCTGTGCCATGGCTTCGGGGGCAACAAGAACATCCGTGACTTCGTGGCCCTGGCCCAGGACCTCTCCCAGCTCTACACCGTATATTGTTTCGATTTTCGCGGCCACGGTCTCTCCCCCGGCCGGTCGACCTTCGGTTACCTGGAGACAGGCGACCTCGCGGCGGTGATCGAGATGGCGCGGAACGACGGCAACCACGCCATCGCCACCGTCGGGTTCTCCATGGGGGGGATGGTGGCCATAAGGTACGCCGCCTTCTACGGGGGGCTGGACTCGGTGACGGCCATCAGCGTCCCGGCCGATCTGGGCACCTGCCGCGCCCCCGGTGCCCGCCTCATCCGCCTGACCATGGGCAATCCGGTGGGCAGAGCCCTTGGCGCCAGGCGATACGGCGTCAAGGTCGACAGGTCCTGGAAACTGCAAGCCGCGCCGGCGGACCTCGTGCACCTCATCCCGCCACAGCCGCTGACCATCGTCCACGGCGAGGACGACTTCGTCTTCGAGGTGGAGCAGGCAAGGGAACTGAAGCGCCGCGCCGGGGACGGTTGCCGCCTAAAGACCTTCAGCGATTTCGGCCACGCAGAGATGGGGTATGGGCCCAGGCTCGTCGCCTACCTCCTCGACGTCCTCGAAGAAGACCTTGGGCGGCTCAGCGGTTGATGACGTCGAGTAGGACCTGTTCGAGGTCGCTGACGCCTTTTTCCCAGGAGAAGTTTTCCAGCGCCACGCCGCGTGCCCGCGTCCCCAGGCTCTCGCACAGGCCTTCGTCGCGCAGCAGGCGCACCGTGGCGGCGGCGAAGTCCGCCGGACCGTCCGCTACTATCATGTCCCTGCCGTCTTCGGCGTTGACGCCCTCGGCGCCCAGGGAGGTGGTGACGATGGGCAATCCCATGGACATGGCCTCGAGGATCTTGCCGCGGAACCCGCCGCCGATGCGCACGGGGTTGACGAAGACCCTGGCCCGCTCGAAATAGGGGCGCACATCGTCCACGGTGCCGGTCACCACCACCGAGGGGTCGGAACGCGCCAGCTCCAGCAGGTCGCGCGTTGGGTCCTTGCCCACAACGTAGAAGAGCGCCTCCGGCACCTCACGCTTCACCCGGGACCATATGTTCTCGTGGAAGTATAGCACCGCGTCCCGGTTGGGGTCGTGGGGGTAATTACCCAGGAACATCACCGCCTGCTCCCTGGTGGATGCACCGGAATCGTGGAAAAAGTCAACGTCGACGCCGTGCGGGACAACCGAGATGTCCAGGTCGGGCCGGATGTCCAGCAGCTCCCGCCTTCCCTCGGGGGTGAGTACCAGCACCCGGTCCGCGTCCGCGTACATCTCGAACTCGAACCTCCTGAGGCCCTTGAGGTTGAAGAGGGCCGAAAGCCCCTCCCGCGAGAAGCCCTGCACCTGCCAGGCCTTGCGGCGGGCCAGGTAGTAGCATTCGTGCACCGACATCACCCTCTTCATCCCCGCCAGGTCGGGGTTGCGGTACAGGTACTGGGCCACCATGGAATACTCGCTGATGACCACGTCGTAGCGGGAACGCCCCACCATCTCCCGCAGCCTTCCGTACATCTCCCCGGAGTAGTTGTTGAGGAAATACACCGGCACGGGGGAGAGGAGCCAGTCCCGGGCCTTGCGGAAGCGGCCGCCGTACGAGGGCATGGGCACGCCCTGGAAATCCCGGCAGAAGCGGGCTACCGTGTCGGCATGCTCGCGCTCCTCCGGCGATACGAAACAGAGCAGGGATACGTCGTGCCGCTGCGAGAGGATGCGCACGCGGTTATAGATGATGACCGGGCCGCCGATGACCCTGGCGTGGGGCAGCGTCTTGCAGACGAACAGGATCTCCATCTCTTTCCTCTCCGGTATCGCCTTTGCCGCGGCGGCCGCCGGTGTTGCCGCCCGGGCGGCCTGCTGTCGATTCTAACCCAACCCGACGGCCATTAACAGCCGCGGAAAGGGAATGGCTCCCTTCCTCCGCCATATTAAAAAGTTGTAGTGAACGTATGGTCAATATTAGTATTGGTATTTCCACTGGACTCTGTTACAATCCTTGCCGAAATAGAGAATGGAGGTGTCGCCATGCGTCTTTTCGTCACCGGCATCTCGGGCTATCTGGGGACCGTAGTGCTGCGGTCCCTGGAGGACGATCCGGCCATAGAAAGCGTCGTCGGAGTCGATATCCGCCCCCCGGCGGTCGAGTCGGCCAAGCTCGGCTTCCGCGAGGTGGACGTCCGTGACCACGCTGGCATCAGGGAGGCCATGCGCGGCTGCGACGCCGCGCTGCACATGGCCTACGTCCTCAACGAGATCAGGGACAAGGAGAAGACCCACGACATCAACATCAACGGCTCCAAGAACGTCTTCCACGCCTGCCTGGACACGGGGACCCCGTGGCTGATCCAGCTCTCGAGCATGGCCGCCTTCGGAGCCCATCCCGACAACCCTTTCCCCCTGCGCGAGGAGGACTATCCCCGCGGCGACCGGCGTTGCTACTACTCCTACGGTAAAGCGGAGATCGAGCACTACCTCGATGACCTCTGCCGTCAGCACCCCGAGCTGGAGGTGACCATCCTGCGGCCTTGCGTCATCGTCGGCGAGCGCCTGGACAACACCATCACATGGCTCTTCGGCCGTAAGCTGGCCCTGAGCCTGCGCGGGTCGGACCCGCACACCCAGTACATCCACGAGGACGACCTGGCCGAGGCCGTGCGGCTGGTGCTGAAACACCGGGCGCGTGGCATATTCCACGTCACCAGCGATGACACCATAGCTTTCTCCGAGATGAAACGGAGGGCGGGCATGATCGCGCCAGCCATCCCGGCGGACCTCGCCTGCAGCCTGGCCGACCTGTCCTACCGCCTGGGGCTCTCCCCCGTCTCCTCCCACTGGATAAACATGTTCCGCCATTCCATGGTGGGGAGCAACGACAAGATCGTGCGCGAGCTGGGATGGCGGCCCACGTACACCTCGAGGGAGCTCTTCGAGGTGGTGCTGGACGCCGGGAGGAACCGGA
This region includes:
- a CDS encoding NAD-dependent epimerase/dehydratase family protein; the encoded protein is MRLFVTGISGYLGTVVLRSLEDDPAIESVVGVDIRPPAVESAKLGFREVDVRDHAGIREAMRGCDAALHMAYVLNEIRDKEKTHDININGSKNVFHACLDTGTPWLIQLSSMAAFGAHPDNPFPLREEDYPRGDRRCYYSYGKAEIEHYLDDLCRQHPELEVTILRPCVIVGERLDNTITWLFGRKLALSLRGSDPHTQYIHEDDLAEAVRLVLKHRARGIFHVTSDDTIAFSEMKRRAGMIAPAIPADLACSLADLSYRLGLSPVSSHWINMFRHSMVGSNDKIVRELGWRPTYTSRELFEVVLDAGRNRKRAT
- a CDS encoding PHP domain-containing protein, translating into MLVDLHVHTAVSSPCSQIDPRLLIEVASRIGLDALCVTEHEELEGAEVARRYGAEAGYPVFRGVEVYTEFGDMLVFGLYRPSYPLTTPFGELLAEVREVGGAIIPAHPCRGSRGFHDLLGEEGAEALLVNIDAIETRNGGTSPESNQSAQAYAERYGIPGVGGSDAHFLMQLGRCLTVFERDVTSEAELVEEIKAGRCRAAYAAEVESLKMSAMWG
- a CDS encoding SGNH/GDSL hydrolase family protein, with the translated sequence MRGRMWGRASIAACALLAGVLLLAPLGCGGGAADGGASRDTSHGEDGWSWTGEEAEEENGGETPAPADRTIYMCGRSVLGGWFDHWGWDYDPMNPVRFDGHYLVYREMDVPPGIADTAADAARAAAGAGVRTMFFKLCFADFTGGDEDSARENLRVNQGIIRDVVESAVEEEGLTLILGNALPMVREYTDEWLVWNHREYNRFLEELAVDYGGRVIILDLYGTLAAPEGWLLPRYASDPYDSHLSGAAYDALDSELEEVLGG
- a CDS encoding alpha/beta fold hydrolase, with the translated sequence MDRRLDESVNRDLPSGVMFAAYTVSTLPRSVTTGDGMQLHCMRMGREPRRAVVLCHGFGGNKNIRDFVALAQDLSQLYTVYCFDFRGHGLSPGRSTFGYLETGDLAAVIEMARNDGNHAIATVGFSMGGMVAIRYAAFYGGLDSVTAISVPADLGTCRAPGARLIRLTMGNPVGRALGARRYGVKVDRSWKLQAAPADLVHLIPPQPLTIVHGEDDFVFEVEQARELKRRAGDGCRLKTFSDFGHAEMGYGPRLVAYLLDVLEEDLGRLSG
- a CDS encoding VOC family protein — protein: MTLITAFQHVGMGVHDTDRTYGFYRRLMGFRVKLSDQTSYLEEMAPIVGAVVEMRALMAMNALGGAAIELIEHTSTRPLEPPEPVQWGDLGYMELGLKAFNLDQLYLDLKRKGVEFLTPVRSMELSTGGRERYAYLRDPDGLLLQLVEEKGGKRPAVGGVRHVGIGVGDMEKARAFYRDVLGYADVMHEFRGRVPELDEVTGGKEMELAVLGHRAEGESAMPLLERAIVKLVHTPRYKGKVIYEGRRWGDIGLMEMAFDVSDLAGTVNGLIAKGAEIYHPPTFVDMGSGTAGNFSYIKDPEGNVVEMVAVEKVLHMPPKVVKPVLGFLLRAASAMRIL
- a CDS encoding glycosyltransferase gives rise to the protein MEILFVCKTLPHARVIGGPVIIYNRVRILSQRHDVSLLCFVSPEEREHADTVARFCRDFQGVPMPSYGGRFRKARDWLLSPVPVYFLNNYSGEMYGRLREMVGRSRYDVVISEYSMVAQYLYRNPDLAGMKRVMSVHECYYLARRKAWQVQGFSREGLSALFNLKGLRRFEFEMYADADRVLVLTPEGRRELLDIRPDLDISVVPHGVDVDFFHDSGASTREQAVMFLGNYPHDPNRDAVLYFHENIWSRVKREVPEALFYVVGKDPTRDLLELARSDPSVVVTGTVDDVRPYFERARVFVNPVRIGGGFRGKILEAMSMGLPIVTTSLGAEGVNAEDGRDMIVADGPADFAAATVRLLRDEGLCESLGTRARGVALENFSWEKGVSDLEQVLLDVINR
- a CDS encoding FmdE family protein translates to MEIPEDLQRAADFHGHLCPGLTIGYRASLAAMERMGIARAYDEELVCVVENDSCSVDAVQFLTGCTFGKGNLVFRDHGKQVFTFASRQRPGRAVRVSLKAGAIPPPGEDVDPAARREQALRTMVTAPLEQLFFIDEIDFELPDEARIHASVLCDKCGELTMETRIVEDGGRRLCIPCSRGWTPPPH
- a CDS encoding DUF2804 domain-containing protein; protein product: MRTIRKTPPRLVEDGRVVEFGAFSEPFRELNLDGTEIFRAGTKALGGLARFRLKEWQHYGVVHPRHYFGMVIFNAQLMSISFVYHYDREGGGMQEHSRQAPGPKAKVAETMWRGECSFTARGYSLGFENRLEEGYHRVRVDAAQTAKLPAIAGEFRMLEDLGRYQPLVVVSPFSPNRPLYTHKAACPVEGKMSVGNETIELDPARDVCLLDEQKAFYPYRSFWKWLCFGGFSEGKLIAANLCHNIIADDENYSENCYWVDGKIHLTGAARFGYSEDDILGPWFINTTDGLVDVDFRPRGERAERIRLGPILSDFHQPFGLFRGELGPRGETVEVKDLFGLCEQHITRY
- a CDS encoding GerMN domain-containing protein; its protein translation is MYRTTVRAAMLAALLSLFLLSGLCVWGCDKVEPPAAPEEEETAADGGGTSGDSVTVTLYFRRPSGNQDWLYPTQTTVIGATDPYLTAMEQLIKGPAEGTQLYPVLPDTVKVLDIDVAGGICTVNVSKEILTDANQVGVSASGEGLALAAIADTLTEFEDVDRVALFIEGLQSGMIEGRFVEDFWGHMGLPAFLERNEEVIYSGP
- a CDS encoding PHP domain-containing protein — translated: MGVEVIIDLHVHTNLGSICSQLGPDELLEKAQQMGIDAICVTEHHSHRGANKMVEYAAASGYPVFRGVEIYTELGDMLVYGMKRDTRYHLTTFEELKEMAEKDGAVIVPAHPCRGWGRKHKHAHVFPRELVGHVAAIETLNGANTLSSNEAAVAIAEECGLRGTGGSDAHAIWQVGKCVTVFEKDISSEEELVAELRAGRFTAAYFDDLRRQEEGGA